The Kordia sp. SMS9 genome window below encodes:
- a CDS encoding aldehyde dehydrogenase family protein encodes MGAVTTDFGIKEALATLGLKDINEGTSTGSNNFSNGELIESYSPVDGKLIGKVKSTTKEDYEKVMEAATSAFKTWRTMPAPQRGEVVRQFGEKLREKKEALGKLVSYEMGKSYQEGLGEVQEMIDICDFAVGLSRQLHGLTMHSERPGHRMYEQYHPLGVVGIISAFNFPVAVWAWNTALAWICGDVCVWKPSEKTPMCGVACQNIAAEVFAENNLPEGICCLVNGDYKVGEFLSKDTRIPLVSATGSTRMGKIVAKEVAGRLGKSLLELGGNNAIIVTPDADIKMTVIGAVFGAVGTAGQRCTSTRRLIIHESVYDTVKDAVVAAYGQLRIGNPLDENNHVGPLIDKDAVKGYQAALEKVVAEGGNIVVEGGVLEGEGYESGCYVKPAIAEADNSFEIVQHETFAPVLYLLKYSGTIENAIEVQNGVAQGLSSAVMTNNLREAERFLSVAGSDCGIANVNIGTSGAEIGGAFGGEKDTGGGRESGSDAWKIYMRRQTNTINYTTELPLAQGIKFDL; translated from the coding sequence ATGGGAGCAGTGACTACTGATTTTGGAATCAAAGAAGCGTTAGCCACGCTAGGCTTAAAAGATATCAATGAAGGAACTTCAACAGGTTCAAACAATTTTTCAAACGGAGAATTGATCGAATCGTATTCTCCAGTAGATGGAAAATTGATTGGAAAAGTAAAATCGACGACAAAAGAAGATTACGAAAAAGTAATGGAAGCTGCCACTTCCGCTTTTAAAACTTGGAGAACAATGCCAGCGCCACAACGTGGAGAAGTAGTGCGTCAGTTTGGAGAAAAATTAAGAGAGAAAAAAGAAGCACTTGGAAAATTGGTTTCGTACGAAATGGGGAAATCATACCAGGAAGGTTTGGGAGAAGTGCAAGAAATGATTGATATCTGTGATTTCGCTGTCGGATTATCACGTCAGTTACACGGACTTACGATGCATTCGGAGCGTCCAGGACACAGAATGTACGAACAATACCATCCATTAGGCGTTGTCGGAATTATTTCTGCATTTAACTTCCCAGTAGCTGTTTGGGCGTGGAATACCGCGTTGGCTTGGATCTGTGGAGATGTGTGTGTGTGGAAACCTTCTGAAAAAACTCCCATGTGTGGAGTCGCTTGTCAAAATATAGCTGCAGAGGTTTTTGCAGAAAATAACTTACCAGAAGGAATTTGCTGTTTGGTAAATGGCGATTATAAAGTGGGAGAATTTTTATCAAAAGATACCCGTATTCCGTTAGTTTCTGCGACAGGATCTACCCGAATGGGGAAAATTGTTGCCAAAGAAGTAGCAGGACGTTTAGGAAAGTCTTTGTTAGAATTAGGTGGAAACAATGCGATTATCGTAACGCCAGATGCAGACATTAAAATGACCGTTATCGGTGCTGTTTTTGGAGCTGTTGGAACGGCAGGACAACGTTGTACCTCTACACGTAGATTGATTATTCACGAATCTGTATACGATACGGTAAAAGATGCCGTAGTTGCTGCGTATGGACAATTGCGTATTGGTAATCCGTTAGATGAAAACAATCATGTAGGCCCATTAATTGACAAAGATGCGGTAAAAGGATACCAAGCTGCCTTGGAAAAAGTAGTTGCAGAAGGAGGAAACATCGTGGTAGAAGGTGGTGTTTTAGAAGGTGAAGGTTATGAAAGTGGATGTTATGTAAAACCTGCGATTGCGGAAGCTGATAATTCTTTTGAAATTGTACAGCATGAAACCTTTGCACCCGTTTTATACTTACTAAAATATAGTGGCACTATTGAAAATGCCATTGAAGTTCAAAATGGAGTTGCGCAAGGTTTATCTTCTGCGGTGATGACGAACAATTTGCGTGAAGCAGAACGTTTCTTATCTGTTGCAGGATCTGATTGTGGAATTGCCAATGTAAATATTGGAACGTCTGGAGCAGAAATTGGTGGCGCTTTTGGTGGAGAAAAAGATACAGGAGGCGGACGCGAGTCTGGATCTGATGCTTGGAAAATATACATGCGTAGACAAACCAATACGATCAACTATACAACTGAATTGCCATTAGCGCAAGGAATTAAGTTTGATTTGTAA
- a CDS encoding transglutaminase family protein, producing the protein MNYLKTTYYFNFEDEIIQKLAASYKDNTSSVQEKAIALYNKVRDDWKYDPYSISLSKENFRASVIAQKSSGNCVEKSILLIACLRAIEIPARLHLGKVKNHIAVERLTEKFGSNELTPHGMVNVFLNNKWLKLSPAFNASLCKKFKVAPLEFDGENNSFLQQYNNQGNLFMEYTDDYGHFEDVPLAFMKRNVKEHYPHIFDTDENITEFKL; encoded by the coding sequence ATGAACTACCTAAAAACTACATACTATTTTAATTTTGAAGATGAAATCATTCAAAAATTAGCAGCTTCCTATAAAGACAATACAAGTTCTGTCCAAGAAAAAGCGATTGCATTGTACAACAAAGTTCGTGACGATTGGAAATATGATCCGTACAGCATTAGTCTTTCAAAAGAGAACTTTCGCGCTAGCGTCATTGCTCAAAAATCAAGTGGAAACTGTGTTGAAAAATCAATTCTACTAATTGCCTGTTTAAGAGCTATAGAAATTCCTGCAAGACTGCATTTGGGAAAAGTAAAAAATCATATTGCTGTAGAACGACTTACAGAAAAATTTGGTTCAAACGAACTCACGCCACATGGAATGGTGAATGTTTTTTTAAACAATAAATGGTTAAAATTATCGCCCGCTTTTAATGCTTCTTTATGTAAAAAGTTCAAGGTTGCACCTTTGGAGTTTGATGGAGAAAACAATTCTTTTTTGCAACAATACAACAACCAAGGAAATCTATTCATGGAATATACAGACGATTATGGACATTTTGAAGATGTTCCGTTAGCATTCATGAAAAGAAATGTAAAAGAACATTATCCGCATATCTTTGACACCGATGAAAATATTACAGAATTTAAACTTTGA
- a CDS encoding nicotinate phosphoribosyltransferase: protein MNPLLLTDGYKLGHKEQYPQGTTKVYSNWTPRKSRIENIDSVVFFGLQYFIKEYLIQQFNTEFFQQPKAKVVTEYKKYVDHYLGVDYDVSHIENLHDVGYLPIEIKAIPEGTEVPIRVPMFTVVNTLPEFFWITNYLETLLSNIIWQPCTSATIAKQYKTILMKYGQETDKENRDFINWQGHDFSMRGMSGIESSILSGMGHALSFTGSDTLPVTINLEKYYNTDVTKELVIGSVNATEHSVMCAGSKDDEIETFRRLLRTYPTGILSVVSDTWDLWKVLTEYLPQLKEEILNRDGKLVIRPDSGNPVDIICGCEHKNKTISKGVVEVLWEEFGGTINSQGYKVLHSKIGAIYGDSITIDRATQICERLKQKGFASTNVVLGIGSFTYQYNTRDTFGFAMKATYVEIHGEGHAIFKDPITDDGTKKSAKGLIQLFTKNGKITLKDECSIQEEKEGLLTTVFKDGQLLREQSLQEIRTNITKPTKDVNCEKIATIVDI, encoded by the coding sequence ATGAATCCACTATTGCTGACAGACGGTTACAAACTCGGACACAAAGAACAATATCCGCAAGGAACCACAAAAGTATATTCAAACTGGACACCACGAAAAAGTAGAATTGAAAATATTGACAGCGTTGTCTTTTTTGGACTGCAATACTTCATCAAAGAATACCTTATCCAACAATTCAACACAGAATTCTTCCAACAACCAAAAGCAAAAGTCGTTACCGAATACAAAAAATATGTCGATCACTATTTAGGTGTCGATTACGATGTTTCACACATAGAAAATTTACACGATGTAGGCTACTTACCTATCGAAATTAAAGCGATACCCGAAGGAACCGAAGTTCCCATTCGTGTACCAATGTTTACGGTTGTCAACACACTTCCCGAATTTTTCTGGATTACAAATTACTTAGAAACACTCCTTTCCAATATCATTTGGCAACCGTGTACTTCAGCTACCATTGCAAAACAATACAAAACCATTTTAATGAAATACGGACAAGAAACCGATAAAGAAAATCGAGACTTTATCAACTGGCAAGGACACGATTTTTCCATGCGTGGTATGTCGGGAATAGAATCTTCAATTTTGAGCGGAATGGGACATGCACTGTCTTTTACAGGAAGTGACACGCTTCCCGTTACAATCAATTTGGAGAAATATTACAATACAGACGTCACCAAAGAATTGGTCATTGGAAGTGTCAACGCTACCGAACACAGCGTTATGTGTGCAGGAAGCAAAGACGACGAAATAGAAACTTTTAGACGTTTGTTAAGAACCTATCCAACAGGAATTCTCTCCGTTGTTTCAGATACGTGGGATTTGTGGAAAGTGCTTACCGAATATTTGCCACAACTGAAAGAAGAAATTCTAAACCGTGATGGAAAACTCGTCATTCGTCCCGATTCTGGAAATCCTGTCGATATTATCTGTGGATGCGAACACAAAAATAAAACGATTAGCAAAGGTGTTGTTGAAGTATTGTGGGAAGAATTTGGCGGAACGATCAATTCGCAAGGATACAAAGTATTGCATTCTAAAATTGGTGCTATTTACGGCGACAGTATCACGATAGACAGAGCAACCCAAATTTGTGAACGTTTGAAGCAAAAAGGGTTCGCTTCCACCAATGTGGTTTTGGGAATTGGAAGTTTTACCTATCAATACAACACACGTGATACATTTGGCTTTGCGATGAAAGCGACGTATGTAGAAATACACGGTGAAGGACATGCTATTTTTAAAGATCCAATTACAGATGATGGCACCAAAAAATCTGCAAAAGGGTTGATACAACTCTTTACCAAAAACGGAAAAATTACATTAAAAGATGAATGTTCTATTCAAGAAGAAAAAGAAGGCTTATTGACCACCGTTTTTAAAGATGGACAGCTATTGCGAGAACAATCACTACAAGAGATCAGAACCAATATCACGAAACCGACAAAAGATGTTAATTGTGAAAAAATAGCGACTATTGTAGATATTTAG
- a CDS encoding acyl-ACP desaturase → MSIKNIRLEVMQTIEKEIDSFMEKYLIPPEKIWQPTDFLPNSQEDTFFDEVHKIREEAKEIGYDLWVVLVGDTITEEALPTYESWLMDVEGINQHGNDGKDNGWAKWVRHWTGEENRHGDVLNKYLYLSGRVNMREIEITTQHMISDGFDIGTANDPYRNFVYTSFQELATNISHKRVGQLAKKQGNGLLGKMCNMIAGDEMRHHLAYREFVKTILKYDPSEMMLAFEDMMRKKIVMPAQFVRESGEAIGTAFENFSNAAQRIGVYTTHDYIDILRKLNAYWEIDKLNDLTDTAKKARDYVMKLPDRMARIADRVAIPEDITRFKWVEANGML, encoded by the coding sequence ATGTCTATAAAAAATATTCGCTTAGAAGTCATGCAGACTATTGAAAAAGAAATCGATAGTTTCATGGAAAAATACCTAATTCCGCCAGAAAAAATATGGCAACCCACCGATTTTTTACCAAATTCTCAAGAAGATACGTTTTTTGATGAAGTGCATAAAATTCGTGAAGAAGCTAAAGAAATAGGATACGATTTATGGGTAGTTTTGGTGGGCGATACCATTACAGAAGAAGCATTACCAACCTACGAATCATGGTTGATGGATGTAGAAGGAATCAATCAACATGGAAATGACGGTAAAGATAATGGTTGGGCAAAATGGGTTCGTCATTGGACAGGAGAAGAAAATCGTCACGGCGATGTTTTAAATAAATATCTGTATTTATCTGGTCGTGTCAACATGCGCGAAATAGAAATTACAACACAACACATGATTAGTGATGGTTTTGATATTGGAACCGCAAACGATCCATATCGAAATTTTGTATACACCAGTTTCCAAGAATTAGCAACTAATATTTCACACAAGCGTGTGGGTCAACTCGCAAAAAAGCAAGGAAATGGATTGCTTGGAAAAATGTGTAATATGATTGCTGGTGACGAAATGAGACACCATTTGGCATATAGAGAATTTGTAAAAACGATTCTTAAGTACGATCCTAGCGAAATGATGTTGGCTTTTGAAGATATGATGCGTAAAAAAATCGTGATGCCAGCACAATTTGTCCGTGAATCGGGAGAAGCTATCGGAACTGCTTTTGAAAACTTTTCTAATGCTGCACAACGCATTGGCGTATATACAACACATGATTATATTGATATCCTACGAAAGTTAAATGCATATTGGGAAATTGATAAATTGAACGATTTAACAGATACCGCCAAAAAAGCACGTGATTACGTCATGAAATTACCAGATCGTATGGCGCGTATTGCGGATCGTGTGGCAATTCCAGAAGATATTACACGGTTTAAGTGGGTGGAAGCGAATGGAATGCTTTAG